Proteins encoded by one window of Tunturibacter psychrotolerans:
- a CDS encoding APC family permease encodes MDTTVDRSVEPLGLRRTLKLRHLILYGIIIIQPTAPMSIYGVVSNAARGHVVTTILIAMVAMLFTAVSYGRMARVYPSAGSAYTYVGKEIHPLAGYVVGWSMLMDYMLNPIICAIWCSAAAQNIIPQIPYAAWAVAFVLVFTGLNLRGVQTSSRVNALLALGMSIVVVVFIAYAIRYIALVARPVGGQWLLPFYDPATFAPGLLFHGASIAVLTYIGFDGISTMSEEVENPRRNILLATVITCFAIGVLSAIEVYLAQLAWPARIPFPASMVDTAYVQVALRVGGKFLFQLLNATLLIANMGSGIAAQFGAARLLYGMGRTDALPKRFFGVLNEKTRIPRNNVLLLGAVTLAGTFLLTFEKGAELLNFGAFIAFIGVNAAALIHYKFRSQEKVVFAALSPLCGLAVCTFIWLNLNLDAKLLGAAWVGVGLLLYFVMKGNKPLAAVEWSDPTNSA; translated from the coding sequence ATGGACACAACTGTCGATCGATCCGTGGAGCCCCTTGGCCTCCGCCGCACGCTGAAGCTTCGCCACCTAATCCTTTACGGCATCATCATCATTCAACCCACGGCGCCTATGAGTATCTACGGCGTGGTCAGCAATGCCGCGCGAGGACACGTGGTGACGACCATCCTCATCGCGATGGTGGCCATGCTGTTTACCGCTGTGAGTTACGGCAGAATGGCGCGCGTGTATCCCAGCGCCGGGTCGGCTTACACCTATGTCGGCAAGGAGATTCACCCCCTGGCTGGCTATGTGGTCGGCTGGTCCATGCTGATGGATTACATGCTGAATCCCATCATCTGCGCCATTTGGTGCAGCGCGGCGGCCCAGAATATTATTCCCCAAATTCCCTATGCCGCCTGGGCCGTTGCATTTGTTCTGGTCTTCACCGGGCTGAACCTGCGCGGCGTGCAAACGTCGAGCCGCGTGAATGCTCTGCTCGCGTTGGGGATGAGCATCGTCGTGGTGGTCTTCATCGCATATGCCATACGCTACATTGCGCTGGTCGCGCGTCCCGTGGGTGGGCAATGGCTGCTGCCGTTTTACGATCCCGCTACCTTCGCTCCCGGACTCCTGTTTCATGGCGCATCGATCGCGGTGCTGACTTATATCGGCTTCGATGGTATTTCCACCATGTCAGAGGAAGTCGAAAACCCACGGCGTAACATCTTGCTGGCCACGGTCATCACCTGCTTCGCGATTGGCGTCCTGTCCGCGATCGAAGTGTACCTTGCGCAGCTTGCTTGGCCGGCACGCATTCCATTCCCGGCCTCCATGGTCGACACCGCTTACGTGCAGGTCGCCCTTCGCGTCGGCGGCAAGTTTCTTTTTCAATTACTGAATGCGACGCTCTTGATCGCCAATATGGGCTCAGGTATCGCTGCGCAATTCGGGGCCGCGCGTCTGCTCTATGGAATGGGACGCACCGATGCGCTGCCAAAGCGATTCTTCGGCGTACTAAATGAGAAGACGAGAATCCCGCGCAACAACGTGCTGCTGCTGGGCGCCGTCACGCTGGCCGGTACGTTTCTGTTGACCTTTGAAAAGGGCGCGGAACTGCTTAACTTCGGCGCGTTCATCGCGTTCATTGGCGTAAACGCGGCGGCGCTTATTCACTACAAGTTCCGCTCCCAGGAAAAGGTAGTTTTCGCGGCACTGTCGCCGCTCTGCGGTCTTGCCGTTTGCACGTTCATCTGGCTGAATCTCAATCTTGACGCCAAACTCCTGGGAGCCGCATGGGTAGGAGTCGGGCTGCTCCTCTACTTCGTGATGAAGGGAAACAAGCCTCTGGCAGCGGTGGAATGGTCGGATCCCACTAATTCCGCCTGA
- a CDS encoding D-tagatose-bisphosphate aldolase, class II, non-catalytic subunit codes for MNSSEVVGSSLQKGSSEQPDVAIVGELNPDLIVYGAPRELPEEREVLASGFTLTLGSSSAILAHNLSLLGSKVTFSSRVGGDALGQMCCRWLQDAGVRVDHVVQSASGSNTGITVILPFATTRRILTYPGAMFEMGIDDLDLDYLATAKHFHLSSLFLHRKLSADIPELFREMKRRGLTTSLDTNDDPEDKWAGVLEDVLPLVDVLLCTESELAKMAKAEPAAERMSAKVPLLVVKRGAAGASAYFEGRRIDVPSLRVEVKDSVGAGDTFDAGFLHKWVRKAPLETCIAYGNLTGGLSVTRSGGTEAFCDRAYREIFFQQHWQQEKLVPSNSGTRSVVTVATEPRPAAVSNMTSEFEKSAASRNSVDEMRQLLRENREGKRRGIYSVCTANRLVLEAAFAQAARDGSLLLIEATCNQVNQQGGYTGMVPAQFRDYIHAIAEEMHFPIERVVLGGDHLGPNPWKDEPASVAMEKACIMVAAYADAGFSKIHLDASMACADDATPLAPQEIAERAARLCEVAENASHNSAARPVYVIGTEVPTPGGAVEEMEIEVTSTESLRETLEVHRRAFERRNLLSAWDRIIGVVVQPGVEFGHDTVEDYQPDKAMQLSESILQQDGIVFEAHSTDYQTAESLRQLVSGHFGILKVGPELTFVMREAIFGLARIEEEWIAEQRRSNLRAIIEQVMLEHPGNWKGYYHGDERQQHIARAYSLSDRIRYYWPNAEISKALAVLLENLREHPAPLPLLSQYLPRQAEAIRTGTISNDPVSIIHDKVRESLARYADACGLALRG; via the coding sequence ATGAACTCAAGCGAAGTAGTAGGAAGCAGCCTGCAGAAAGGTTCTTCGGAGCAACCGGACGTTGCAATCGTCGGAGAGCTGAACCCCGATCTGATTGTCTACGGTGCGCCGCGCGAGCTGCCGGAAGAAAGGGAAGTGCTGGCCAGCGGCTTTACGCTTACCCTCGGTAGTTCCTCGGCCATCCTCGCGCATAACCTGTCGCTGTTAGGCAGCAAGGTTACGTTTAGTTCGCGCGTAGGCGGGGATGCGCTGGGACAGATGTGTTGCCGGTGGCTGCAGGACGCTGGTGTACGGGTGGATCACGTGGTTCAGTCGGCTTCTGGAAGTAATACCGGGATCACCGTGATACTTCCTTTCGCAACGACTCGTCGGATACTCACTTACCCCGGCGCCATGTTTGAGATGGGGATCGACGATCTGGATCTGGACTATCTGGCAACGGCCAAACATTTTCACTTATCCTCCTTGTTTCTCCATCGCAAGTTATCAGCCGATATCCCGGAGTTATTCAGAGAGATGAAAAGGCGCGGGTTGACCACGTCTCTCGATACGAACGATGACCCTGAAGACAAGTGGGCCGGTGTGCTTGAGGATGTGCTGCCCCTGGTGGACGTGCTGTTGTGCACGGAGAGCGAGCTGGCCAAGATGGCCAAGGCTGAACCCGCCGCCGAACGCATGTCTGCGAAGGTGCCGTTACTGGTTGTGAAGCGAGGAGCAGCGGGGGCCTCCGCGTACTTCGAAGGCCGGCGCATTGACGTGCCTTCGCTTCGAGTGGAAGTAAAAGATTCAGTGGGCGCGGGCGACACGTTTGACGCTGGCTTCCTGCACAAATGGGTTCGCAAGGCTCCGCTGGAAACGTGTATCGCCTATGGAAATCTGACCGGAGGCTTATCCGTCACGCGTTCCGGCGGCACGGAAGCCTTCTGTGACAGGGCATACCGCGAAATTTTTTTCCAACAACATTGGCAGCAGGAAAAGCTTGTGCCATCCAATTCGGGGACCCGATCCGTCGTGACGGTTGCGACTGAGCCGAGACCGGCCGCTGTATCCAACATGACCTCTGAGTTTGAAAAATCCGCAGCGTCACGCAATTCAGTGGATGAGATGCGTCAGCTGCTGCGGGAGAACCGGGAAGGAAAGCGCCGAGGCATCTACTCGGTGTGCACTGCGAATCGCCTGGTGCTGGAGGCGGCATTTGCGCAGGCCGCACGCGATGGAAGTTTGCTGCTCATTGAAGCGACATGCAACCAGGTCAATCAGCAGGGAGGCTACACCGGCATGGTCCCCGCGCAGTTTCGAGACTACATTCATGCCATTGCCGAGGAGATGCATTTTCCCATTGAGCGAGTCGTCCTGGGTGGAGACCATCTTGGCCCCAATCCGTGGAAGGACGAGCCTGCCAGCGTTGCCATGGAGAAAGCTTGCATCATGGTTGCCGCGTATGCGGATGCGGGGTTCAGCAAGATTCACTTGGACGCCAGCATGGCCTGCGCCGATGATGCGACGCCTCTTGCCCCCCAGGAGATTGCAGAACGTGCCGCACGGTTATGCGAAGTTGCCGAAAATGCATCGCACAACTCCGCGGCTCGCCCGGTCTACGTTATCGGAACTGAGGTGCCTACTCCCGGCGGCGCAGTGGAGGAAATGGAAATCGAAGTCACCTCAACGGAGAGCCTGCGGGAGACTCTGGAAGTGCACCGGCGGGCCTTCGAACGAAGGAACCTTCTGTCCGCCTGGGATCGGATCATCGGCGTGGTTGTGCAGCCCGGCGTTGAGTTTGGCCACGACACTGTCGAGGACTACCAGCCAGACAAGGCCATGCAGCTCAGCGAATCCATTCTGCAGCAGGATGGAATTGTCTTCGAGGCACATTCGACGGATTATCAGACGGCGGAGTCGCTTCGCCAACTTGTGAGTGGGCACTTTGGCATTCTAAAAGTCGGCCCTGAATTGACCTTCGTAATGCGGGAAGCAATCTTCGGCCTGGCACGCATTGAGGAAGAGTGGATTGCCGAGCAACGGCGCTCCAATCTGCGGGCAATCATCGAGCAGGTGATGCTTGAGCATCCCGGAAACTGGAAAGGTTACTACCACGGCGATGAGCGCCAGCAGCACATTGCCAGGGCCTACAGCCTGAGCGACCGGATCCGCTACTACTGGCCGAACGCCGAGATATCCAAGGCCCTTGCCGTTCTGCTCGAAAACCTTCGCGAACACCCCGCACCCTTGCCTCTTCTCAGCCAATATCTTCCTCGACAGGCAGAGGCAATTCGTACCGGGACAATCAGCAACGATCCGGTCTCCATCATTCATGATAAGGTACGGGAATCTCTGGCGCGCTACGCCGATGCTTGTGGGTTAGCGCTTCGTGGATGA
- a CDS encoding TonB-dependent receptor, with product MRPIDESPNAGCRLFNDVRFKPAVIFSSLFFLLLAATTAFGQYTTARLSGTVQDNSGAAVPAASVTVEQTGTGYQQQVKTGDAGEYLFPSLPIGDYQLTVSVAGFNTYVQKGIGLTVGQSASQKVILTVGAITQQVTVEANSNQVTTDDAAITQVIGQKSIESLPMNGRQAQQLVFLVPGAVDVTGQNCGVGCEGGILPGEQYAKVNGGGANGVYYLLDGVDYNDFYINANLPFPSPDALQEFNVQTDNMSAAYGNATGGVANVVTKSGTDQIHGDVFEYLRNYAMDARNYFADSPNPLKQNQFGGTIGGPILKGKLFYFGSYQGTRQNTSINGLNSQVPTQAERNGDFSALLPDTVLTNPNSNSPYQFNSNNQINPAAFDPTALYLLNHIPLPNAPQLGPNFLVYNGAPSIQNTDEYLAKIDFNLGKHHLSGHYFQLNYTVPIIIPPLSNILEGNSEAPQKLGLKNVSVVDIYTISPTVVLNSYFGWNSKTGLTQSAAPFSIADAGANIAQPTNFASTLNVDVSGGFIVGDQPATGTWDSSQISDREVLSLVKGKNEIQVGGEWTHIHMPMGNSYQADGNYSFGGNLSGNNLSDFLLGAASSFTQAGGLYLDFSGNEWSAFFQDTWRATPRLTVSAGIRWDPFAPYTDSEGRVGCFVPGAQSARYPNSPAGLIFGGSDHDAGCPESSIYNNFGNVGPRFGFAYQLTSDAKTSLRGGIGYYYQAPNGVAFEDVVGIPPFAPIVNITNTNFTNPYSAAGVANPFPGSFGPINPGPSATFPQGISFTEIFDRHFRLPQILSYNLTLERQLGSSWFMRLQYVGNKGTHLGGTGDQESGLLQLNPSVYIPGQSTEDNIQQRRLYPNFGFIGSINSGVISNYNAGQIEVEKRLGYGLSFQTNYTWSHALNNFGPNGQEYLFGIGGINTCGCGRSLDYGPDAGDAANVFRLSGIYAFHHVPGNGITNQVVNGWNLSFITNWQSGFPFTSFAEDDNSFSAMGNDRPDITVANISQTKLSTTRSHAALINEWFNTADFVPNAIGTYGNIGKNSLRGPRLFTTDLALLKTGKVGERVNYEFRAEFYNVFNNVNFGNPDFGLTDSNFGQISSAGDPRILQMALKLKF from the coding sequence ATGAGACCCATTGATGAAAGCCCGAATGCAGGGTGTCGGCTCTTTAACGACGTGCGGTTCAAACCAGCTGTTATCTTTTCTTCCCTGTTCTTTCTATTGCTAGCGGCCACTACGGCCTTTGGCCAATACACTACGGCGCGTCTGAGCGGCACGGTACAGGACAACTCAGGCGCGGCAGTCCCAGCGGCCTCGGTGACTGTGGAACAAACAGGAACTGGATATCAGCAGCAAGTCAAAACTGGAGACGCAGGAGAGTACCTGTTTCCGAGTTTGCCCATTGGCGATTACCAGCTGACCGTTAGCGTTGCTGGCTTCAACACCTACGTGCAAAAGGGAATTGGATTGACTGTGGGGCAGTCTGCCAGCCAGAAGGTGATCCTCACGGTTGGGGCGATAACCCAGCAAGTCACTGTAGAGGCCAACTCCAACCAGGTGACCACGGACGATGCGGCGATCACACAGGTTATCGGTCAGAAGAGCATAGAGAGCTTGCCGATGAATGGTCGCCAGGCCCAGCAGCTTGTCTTTCTTGTTCCCGGTGCAGTGGATGTGACAGGGCAGAACTGCGGCGTTGGTTGTGAAGGGGGCATTCTTCCCGGCGAGCAATATGCAAAGGTCAATGGTGGCGGTGCCAACGGCGTTTACTACCTGTTGGACGGCGTGGACTACAACGACTTTTACATCAACGCCAATTTGCCATTCCCCAGTCCGGACGCGCTGCAGGAATTCAATGTGCAAACCGATAACATGAGCGCCGCCTACGGAAACGCCACCGGCGGAGTTGCCAATGTTGTTACAAAATCTGGAACCGATCAGATTCACGGCGATGTCTTTGAGTACCTGCGCAATTACGCAATGGATGCCAGGAACTACTTTGCGGACTCTCCCAATCCATTGAAGCAGAATCAATTTGGAGGAACCATCGGCGGACCTATCTTGAAAGGGAAGCTATTTTATTTTGGTTCCTATCAAGGCACACGCCAGAACACTTCTATCAATGGCCTCAATTCGCAGGTGCCAACCCAGGCCGAGCGTAACGGAGACTTCTCGGCACTTCTCCCGGACACCGTGTTGACGAACCCCAATTCGAATTCGCCTTACCAGTTCAACAGCAACAACCAGATCAATCCCGCGGCGTTTGACCCGACGGCGTTGTACTTGTTGAATCACATTCCTCTTCCCAACGCCCCGCAGTTGGGGCCGAACTTTTTGGTTTACAACGGTGCCCCGTCCATCCAGAACACCGATGAGTACCTTGCCAAAATCGACTTCAACCTTGGCAAGCATCATCTCAGCGGACACTATTTTCAACTCAACTACACCGTCCCCATCATCATTCCCCCGCTAAGCAACATTCTTGAAGGCAATTCAGAAGCCCCGCAGAAGCTGGGACTGAAGAACGTCAGCGTTGTCGACATCTACACGATCTCCCCCACGGTTGTTCTCAATAGCTATTTCGGATGGAACAGCAAGACAGGTCTAACCCAGTCGGCGGCTCCTTTCAGCATTGCGGATGCGGGTGCGAATATTGCCCAACCCACCAATTTCGCGTCAACGCTCAACGTTGATGTATCTGGCGGGTTCATCGTGGGAGATCAACCCGCCACGGGAACGTGGGACAGCAGCCAGATTTCCGATCGTGAAGTCCTCAGCCTCGTCAAGGGCAAAAATGAGATCCAGGTTGGCGGCGAATGGACGCATATTCACATGCCCATGGGAAATAGCTACCAGGCGGACGGCAATTACAGCTTTGGTGGCAATCTAAGCGGAAACAATCTTTCAGATTTTCTGCTTGGAGCTGCATCCAGCTTTACGCAGGCAGGCGGGCTGTATTTGGACTTCAGCGGAAACGAGTGGAGCGCCTTCTTTCAGGACACCTGGCGTGCGACTCCACGGCTTACCGTGAGCGCCGGTATTCGTTGGGATCCGTTCGCTCCTTACACGGATAGCGAGGGACGCGTAGGATGTTTCGTCCCTGGAGCGCAATCGGCGCGCTATCCCAACTCACCCGCTGGTCTGATCTTCGGCGGAAGCGATCACGATGCTGGCTGCCCGGAATCTTCGATCTACAACAACTTCGGCAATGTAGGCCCCCGCTTTGGCTTTGCCTATCAGTTGACGTCCGATGCCAAGACAAGCCTCCGTGGTGGAATAGGGTATTACTATCAGGCCCCGAACGGCGTAGCCTTTGAAGATGTGGTCGGCATTCCTCCTTTTGCACCAATTGTGAATATCACCAACACGAACTTTACGAATCCTTACTCCGCCGCGGGTGTAGCGAATCCTTTTCCCGGATCATTCGGACCAATCAATCCAGGCCCATCGGCAACATTCCCTCAGGGCATCTCCTTCACAGAGATCTTCGATCGGCACTTCCGGCTTCCACAGATCCTCTCGTATAACCTCACGCTCGAACGTCAGTTGGGCTCCAGCTGGTTCATGCGTCTGCAATATGTGGGAAACAAAGGAACTCATCTGGGTGGTACCGGAGATCAGGAGTCAGGGCTGCTGCAACTGAATCCCTCGGTCTACATTCCTGGCCAGTCGACGGAGGATAATATTCAGCAACGTCGTCTCTATCCGAACTTCGGCTTTATCGGTTCAATCAACTCCGGAGTGATCAGTAACTACAATGCCGGCCAGATTGAAGTCGAGAAGCGCTTGGGCTATGGTCTCTCATTCCAAACCAACTACACGTGGTCGCACGCACTGAATAACTTCGGTCCCAATGGACAGGAGTATCTGTTTGGGATCGGCGGCATCAATACATGCGGCTGCGGCCGTTCTCTTGACTACGGCCCAGACGCCGGTGACGCTGCCAACGTCTTTAGACTGTCGGGAATTTATGCCTTCCATCATGTTCCAGGCAATGGCATCACGAACCAGGTGGTTAACGGATGGAACCTGAGCTTCATCACAAACTGGCAATCAGGTTTTCCATTTACCTCATTCGCAGAGGATGATAACTCCTTCAGTGCCATGGGCAATGACCGCCCTGACATCACCGTGGCAAACATTTCGCAGACCAAGTTGAGTACCACGCGCTCCCATGCTGCGTTGATCAACGAGTGGTTCAACACTGCGGATTTTGTCCCCAATGCCATCGGCACCTACGGAAACATAGGCAAGAATTCTCTGCGCGGTCCGAGACTTTTCACCACGGACTTAGCACTGCTCAAAACTGGAAAAGTAGGGGAACGGGTCAACTACGAATTTCGAGCGGAGTTCTACAACGTCTTCAACAATGTGAATTTTGGGAATCCCGATTTCGGACTTACAGACAGCAACTTCGGTCAGATCTCCTCTGCCGGCGATCCTCGAATTCTGCAGATGGCGCTGAAACTGAAGTTCTAA
- a CDS encoding long-chain-fatty-acid--CoA ligase, which translates to MNIPLSPLRFLRHAERQYAGRTAVVSRGERFTYRQFGERVGRLAGALREAGVRSGERIAFLGTNSHRLLEAYYGVLEAGAVLLPLNIRLSASELSFILNDSGASILFIDPQFMPLVESFRRQLPAVRIFCALESAAEKDWLMPQNYDDWLNTAIPYRCDISSIDEDEVAELFYTSGTSAQPKGVMLSHRNIYLHALQTCLAFNVENGSVELHTIPLFHANGWGIAHFLTMLGGKHVMVESFDPEAIFRFIETEGVTQFNAVPFMATVLVNHPKRGDYDLRSLRRIVIGGAASSPTLIREVEEAFDCTCFSGYGLTETSPALSCASVKPELGWTDQERYIKQAMTGYAFPGVELHIAGPNDEWLPEDGKAIGELIARGDGVMKGYWKQPELTGEALRGGWLRTGDMATIDENGYVLIVDRKKDIIVSGGENISSLEVEKAMLAHPAILEIAVIPVSDNRWGEVPKALVVLKHGAAVTETELIDFSRSCLTHYKCPKTVQFVESLPKTGTGKVLKKNLRTQYEGKNAHSPIRA; encoded by the coding sequence ATGAATATTCCTCTTTCGCCTCTACGGTTTCTCCGACATGCGGAGCGACAATATGCCGGACGTACAGCTGTCGTTTCGAGAGGGGAACGATTCACATACCGGCAGTTTGGAGAACGCGTTGGCCGGCTTGCGGGAGCGCTGCGGGAGGCAGGCGTTCGGAGCGGAGAGCGCATAGCTTTTTTAGGCACAAATTCTCATCGATTACTCGAAGCGTACTACGGTGTGCTGGAAGCAGGAGCAGTCTTGCTGCCGCTGAACATTCGGCTTTCCGCAAGCGAGCTGTCATTTATTCTCAACGACTCCGGAGCGAGCATTCTCTTCATCGACCCGCAATTTATGCCATTGGTAGAGTCCTTTCGTCGGCAATTGCCTGCGGTACGAATCTTCTGCGCGCTAGAGAGCGCAGCGGAAAAGGATTGGTTGATGCCACAGAACTACGACGATTGGTTGAACACGGCTATCCCCTATCGTTGCGACATCAGTTCCATCGATGAGGATGAAGTTGCTGAACTCTTCTACACCAGCGGCACGAGCGCCCAGCCAAAAGGCGTCATGTTGAGTCATCGCAACATTTATCTTCACGCCCTTCAGACCTGCTTGGCCTTCAACGTCGAAAATGGTTCGGTGGAACTTCATACGATCCCGCTTTTTCACGCAAACGGATGGGGTATCGCGCATTTTTTGACCATGCTGGGCGGCAAGCATGTGATGGTCGAAAGCTTTGACCCAGAGGCGATCTTTCGCTTCATCGAAACTGAAGGTGTAACCCAGTTCAACGCGGTACCTTTCATGGCTACGGTACTCGTTAACCACCCGAAGCGCGGTGACTATGATCTGCGCAGCCTGCGCCGCATCGTCATCGGTGGTGCAGCGTCGTCACCTACCTTAATTCGCGAAGTGGAGGAAGCCTTTGACTGCACTTGCTTTTCTGGGTACGGCTTGACGGAGACTTCTCCTGCCCTCTCCTGCGCTTCCGTGAAGCCCGAGCTTGGATGGACTGATCAGGAAAGGTATATCAAACAAGCAATGACCGGCTATGCCTTCCCAGGGGTAGAGCTTCATATCGCCGGCCCGAATGATGAGTGGCTCCCCGAAGATGGAAAGGCGATCGGAGAACTCATCGCGCGTGGCGACGGCGTGATGAAAGGCTATTGGAAGCAGCCCGAACTAACTGGAGAGGCTCTGCGAGGCGGTTGGCTTCGTACAGGAGACATGGCTACGATAGACGAGAATGGCTATGTTCTGATCGTCGACCGAAAAAAAGACATTATCGTTAGCGGCGGAGAGAACATCTCCTCGCTTGAGGTGGAGAAGGCCATGTTGGCGCATCCTGCAATCCTCGAGATCGCGGTCATCCCCGTTTCTGATAATAGGTGGGGAGAGGTCCCCAAAGCTCTCGTCGTCCTCAAGCACGGTGCAGCCGTGACCGAAACAGAGTTGATCGATTTCAGCCGTTCCTGTCTGACCCATTACAAGTGTCCAAAGACCGTCCAGTTTGTGGAGTCGCTTCCGAAAACAGGCACCGGAAAGGTCCTGAAAAAGAATTTGCGTACGCAGTACGAGGGAAAGAATGCCCATTCGCCCATCCGAGCTTGA